One Cryptomeria japonica chromosome 9, Sugi_1.0, whole genome shotgun sequence genomic window carries:
- the LOC131045741 gene encoding COP9 signalosome complex subunit 2: protein MSDMDEMDYGFEYSDEDPDEEDVAIENQYYNSKGLVESDPQAALAGFAEVVRMEPQKDQWGFKALKQTVKLHYRLGSYKEMMDAYREMLTYIKSAVTRNYSEKCINNIMDFISGSASQNLDLLQDFLQTTLKALEEAKNERLWFKTNLKLCKLWFDRAEYGRMNKVLKELHRSCQKSDGSDDHKKGTQLLEVYAIEIQMYTKTKNNKKLMQLYTKALAIKSAIPHPRIMGIIHECGGKMHMVERHWAEAATDFFEAFKNYDEAGNHRRIQCLKYLVLANMLMESQVNPFDAQEAKPYKNDPEILAMTNLVAAYQRNEIFEFEKILKDNQTTIMDDPFIRNYIEDLLKNIRTQVLLKLIKPYTRIRIPFISKELNIPEKDVEQLLVSLILDNRIQGHIDQVNQLLELGGDRSKGLKKYNAIDKWNTQLRVLYQSVANKIG from the exons GTTTGGTGGAGTCTGATCCTCAAGCTGCATTAGCTGGTTTTGCTGAAGTTGTCAGAATGGAACCTCAGAAAGATCAGTG GGGATTTAAGGCTTTGAAACAAACGGTTAAGCTTCATTACCGTTTGGGAAGTTATAAAGAAATGATGGATGCTTATCGCGAAATGTTAACATATATCAAATCTGCGGTAACAAGAAACTACAGTGAGAAGTGTATAAACAATATTATGGATTTTATTTCTGGATCAGCTAGTCAGAATCTGGACCTCCTTCAAGATTTTTTGCAAACTACATTGAAGGCACTTGAAGAGGCAAAAAATGAG AGGCTTTGGTTCAAAACAAATCTCAAGCTTTGCAAACTGTGGTTTGACAGGGCAGAATATGGCCGAATGAATAAG GTTTTGAAGGAGCTTCATAGATCATGTCAGAAATCAGATGGGTCAGATGACCATAAAAAAGGCACTCAACTATTGGAGGTGTACGCAATTGAGATTCAGATGTACACTAAAACCAAGAACAACAAGAAACTTATG CAATTGTACACCAAAGCACTTGCTATCAAATCCGCAATACCTCATCCCCGGATTATGGGTATTATTCATGAATGTGGGGGTAAAATGCACATGGTTGAACGGCACTGGGCTGAGGCAGCTACGGACTTCTTTGAAGCTTTTAAGAACTATGATGAAGCTGGGAATCATCGGAGAATTCAATGTCTCAA ATATCTAGTTTTGGCAAACATGCTGATGGAATCTCAAGTAAATCCGTTTGATGCTCAGGAAGCAAAGCC ATACAAAAATGATCCAGAGATTTTGGCAATGACTAATCTTGTTGCTGCATACCAGAGAAATGAAATATTTGAGTTTGAGAAAATATTAAAG GATAATCAAACAACAATTATGGATGATCCATTCATTCGCAACTATATTGAAGATCTCCTGAAGAATATCAGGACACAAGTACTTCTGAAACTTATCAAGCCATACACGAGAATTCGGATACCTTTTATTTCAAAG GAGCTTAACATTCCAGAAAAAGATGTGGAGCAACTTCTGGTGTCTCTAATTCTTGATAACCGCATCCAGGGTCATATTGATCAGGTTAATCAGCTCTTGGAACTTGGTGGTGACAG aTCGAAAGGGTTAAAGaaatacaatgccatagacaaATGGAATACACAGCTTCGTGTTTTGTATCAATCTGTTGCAAACAAGATAGGATGA